From a region of the Constantimarinum furrinae genome:
- a CDS encoding dihydrolipoamide acetyltransferase family protein: MSNKERFLSTQEFKMPKMGESITEGTIINWLVDEGQSFEEGDILLEVATDKVDNEVPAPASGRLISQKYGPKEVVPVGEVIAVLELQDGVAPKKAAKKSSEVNKKDPKISQLTPNSKQKSTAKQTAFKVNENVFVSPLIDSIARQHHISYEELARIPGTGKDGRLRKTDLMNYISEGRPYKFAQAVVTPSGFQVPDLKFDKGTGKIIEMDRMRQMISDHMVFSATTAPHVTAYVEADLTEMVQWRNENKVTFQNKYNQKLTFTPLFIEAVAKAIKDFPMINSSLDGTNIIVKDEINIGMATALPSGNLIVPVVKNADTLNLKSLAEATNDLVGKARDNKLKGDETKGSTFTISNVGTFGSVMGTPIINQPEAAILATGIIKKRAEVMERAEGDSIEIRHMMYLSLSFDHRIVDGFLAGSFLRRIADYLENFDTKRKI, encoded by the coding sequence ATGAGCAATAAGGAGAGATTCCTGTCTACACAGGAATTTAAAATGCCAAAGATGGGTGAGAGCATCACCGAAGGAACCATCATCAACTGGTTGGTAGATGAGGGTCAGTCTTTTGAAGAAGGAGATATACTGCTGGAAGTGGCCACAGACAAGGTCGATAATGAAGTACCTGCGCCCGCTTCGGGAAGGCTCATATCACAAAAATACGGACCTAAGGAGGTCGTTCCGGTGGGCGAAGTGATCGCTGTTCTGGAATTACAAGACGGAGTAGCTCCAAAAAAGGCAGCGAAAAAGTCTTCAGAAGTAAACAAGAAGGATCCGAAAATATCGCAACTAACACCAAATAGTAAGCAGAAAAGTACCGCCAAACAAACAGCATTTAAGGTTAATGAAAATGTCTTTGTTAGTCCGTTAATAGACAGCATTGCTCGACAGCACCATATTAGTTACGAAGAACTGGCAAGAATTCCGGGTACCGGAAAGGATGGCAGATTGCGCAAAACAGACCTGATGAATTATATCTCGGAAGGCAGACCATATAAGTTCGCGCAAGCTGTTGTTACTCCTTCGGGATTTCAGGTTCCGGATCTCAAATTTGATAAGGGTACGGGAAAGATCATTGAGATGGATCGAATGCGCCAAATGATCTCAGATCATATGGTTTTTAGTGCAACCACTGCTCCGCATGTCACGGCTTATGTGGAGGCAGATCTTACTGAAATGGTTCAATGGCGAAATGAAAATAAGGTCACCTTTCAAAATAAATACAACCAAAAACTCACCTTTACACCGCTGTTTATTGAAGCGGTGGCCAAGGCTATTAAAGATTTTCCGATGATAAACTCATCCCTTGACGGTACAAATATTATTGTAAAGGACGAGATCAACATAGGGATGGCGACGGCCTTACCTTCCGGAAATCTAATAGTGCCTGTAGTTAAGAATGCCGATACGTTAAACTTGAAATCTCTGGCTGAAGCTACAAACGATCTAGTAGGGAAGGCACGAGACAACAAGCTTAAAGGGGATGAAACCAAGGGCAGTACCTTTACCATAAGCAATGTGGGTACCTTCGGCAGTGTTATGGGTACTCCAATTATCAATCAGCCGGAAGCCGCCATCCTGGCTACCGGAATCATCAAGAAGCGTGCTGAAGTCATGGAGCGAGCCGAGGGTGATAGTATCGAGATCCGACATATGATGTACTTGTCCCTTTCTTTTGATCACCGCATTGTGGATGGATTTCTGGCCGGGTCTTTTTTAAGACGAATTGCCGATTATCTTGAGAATTTCGACACCAAACGAAAAATATGA
- a CDS encoding branched-chain amino acid aminotransferase, with amino-acid sequence MTISEPIKITKTNLSKRDSVDFDNIPLGRVFTDHMFICDFNNGQWNNPRVEPLGMIPTHPAAMALHYGQAIFEGMKATTDKDGTPLLFRPAKNAQRLNFSAQRMGMPEFPEDLFVEGLKELVKIESHWIPKKDGSALYLRPFMYADEPFIGMRAATSFKFIIIASPAGPFFSKRIRLYAEKKYIRAAEGGTGEAKAAGNYAAAIRPTEIAKAKGYDQVLWLDAHEHKYIQEVGTMNIFFKIDGKFVTPKRDGAILDGVTRDSVITLLKHMNYSVEERPVTLSEIRNASQDGTLEEAFGTGTAVGIAYIQEIGTSEETIHVSDESPVGLEINNRLNAIKSGKSEDHFNWMLKVE; translated from the coding sequence ATGACAATTTCAGAACCCATAAAGATCACAAAGACTAATCTTTCCAAACGAGATTCGGTAGATTTTGATAACATCCCTTTAGGTCGGGTATTTACAGACCATATGTTCATTTGCGATTTTAATAACGGACAATGGAATAATCCCAGAGTGGAACCTCTTGGCATGATCCCCACGCATCCTGCGGCTATGGCGCTTCATTACGGTCAAGCGATATTTGAAGGAATGAAAGCTACTACAGATAAAGATGGAACGCCTCTCTTATTCAGACCGGCGAAAAATGCACAACGGTTGAATTTTAGTGCTCAGCGCATGGGAATGCCCGAATTTCCTGAAGATTTATTTGTTGAAGGATTAAAGGAACTTGTAAAGATCGAAAGCCATTGGATTCCGAAAAAAGATGGAAGCGCATTGTATCTGAGACCTTTCATGTATGCCGATGAACCCTTTATAGGCATGCGGGCAGCAACGAGTTTCAAGTTTATTATTATCGCCTCGCCTGCCGGACCGTTTTTCAGCAAGCGTATTAGACTGTATGCGGAAAAAAAATATATCAGAGCTGCTGAAGGAGGAACCGGTGAAGCGAAAGCTGCAGGAAATTATGCCGCTGCTATCAGACCCACCGAGATAGCTAAGGCCAAAGGATACGATCAGGTTCTATGGCTGGACGCGCATGAGCATAAGTACATTCAGGAGGTGGGGACCATGAACATTTTCTTTAAAATTGATGGGAAATTTGTTACCCCAAAGCGTGATGGTGCGATCCTCGATGGGGTTACCCGTGACAGTGTGATCACCTTATTAAAGCATATGAACTATTCCGTGGAAGAACGCCCCGTTACATTAAGTGAAATCCGGAATGCCTCTCAGGACGGAACCCTGGAAGAAGCCTTCGGAACAGGAACTGCTGTGGGGATCGCTTACATACAGGAAATAGGGACTTCAGAAGAAACTATTCACGTGAGTGATGAAAGTCCTGTTGGTCTTGAGATCAACAATAGGTTAAATGCTATAAAGTCAGGAAAATCCGAAGATCACTTTAACTGGATGCTAAAAGTAGAATAA
- a CDS encoding alpha-ketoacid dehydrogenase subunit alpha/beta, producing MKTRLPKNILKTAFTTVCTAKAMTELYEENFKLVSKYVHATSRGHEVIQTALGLQLLPQDYAFPYYRDDSMLLAIGMKPYELMLQVLAKRDDPFSGGRTYYSHPSLKDDDKPKIPHQSSATGMQTIPATGVALGFWYKEAEGIEPKNNENDTELKPIVVCSLGDASVTEGEIAEAFQMAALKQLPILYLVQDNGWDISANEAETRAQNAAEYAAGFHGLEAVSIDGTNFEESYTTLQNVIEKIRTERRPFLVHAKVPLLNHHTSGVRMEFYRDDLEEARSRDPYPKLRSLLLNNDFSEKGIEDIEKQAKETVQKDFEKALKAEEPKPEDLFTHDFAPTPVTEEKGERSPQGAEKVVMVDCALFAIEELMAKHKECLLYGQDVGGRLGGVFREAATLAQKFGDNRVFNTPIQEAFIVGSTVGMSAVGLKPIVEVQFADYIWPGLNQLFTEVSRSCYLSNGKWPVSMILRVPIGAYGSGGPYHSSSVESVVTNIRGLKIAYPSNGADLKGLLKAAYYDPNPVVIFEHKGLYWSKVKGTKGATSVEPSEDYILPFGKAWVLQEIWKQEEEETLSIITYGMGVHWAMNASQELGLQKQIEIVDLRTLHPLDYETVFASVKKCGKCLVVTEEPSENSFSRALQGRIQEECFQQLDAPVMIIGSENMPAIPLNSVLEETMIPSVEKVKAKIEQLLNY from the coding sequence ATGAAAACCCGATTACCAAAGAACATATTAAAAACAGCCTTTACCACTGTCTGTACGGCCAAGGCAATGACCGAACTCTATGAAGAGAATTTTAAGTTAGTCTCTAAATATGTGCATGCCACATCACGTGGTCACGAAGTGATTCAAACTGCTTTGGGTCTTCAATTGCTGCCTCAGGATTACGCTTTTCCTTATTACAGAGATGATTCTATGCTTTTGGCCATTGGAATGAAGCCTTACGAGCTCATGTTACAGGTACTGGCGAAGCGGGACGATCCTTTTTCCGGTGGAAGAACCTACTATTCGCACCCTAGTTTAAAAGATGATGATAAACCTAAAATTCCGCATCAGAGCAGTGCCACAGGAATGCAGACGATTCCGGCAACAGGAGTGGCTTTAGGGTTTTGGTATAAGGAAGCCGAAGGAATTGAGCCTAAGAATAATGAGAATGATACCGAATTAAAGCCTATAGTGGTATGCTCCTTGGGGGATGCTTCCGTGACTGAAGGCGAGATTGCAGAAGCTTTCCAAATGGCAGCTCTAAAGCAATTGCCTATTTTATATTTGGTTCAGGATAATGGTTGGGATATTAGCGCCAATGAAGCCGAAACCCGGGCGCAAAATGCGGCGGAATACGCAGCCGGATTTCACGGCCTGGAAGCTGTTTCCATAGACGGGACTAATTTTGAAGAGAGTTATACTACCCTTCAGAATGTTATTGAAAAAATTAGGACTGAAAGACGTCCGTTTCTGGTACACGCGAAAGTTCCGTTGTTAAATCACCATACTTCGGGGGTTCGAATGGAATTTTATCGCGATGATCTTGAGGAGGCTCGAAGCCGAGACCCTTACCCTAAACTTCGTTCTCTCCTGTTGAACAATGATTTTTCAGAGAAAGGAATTGAGGATATCGAAAAACAGGCTAAAGAAACAGTGCAGAAGGATTTTGAGAAAGCGTTGAAAGCCGAAGAGCCCAAACCCGAAGACCTGTTTACCCATGACTTTGCACCCACACCGGTTACCGAAGAGAAAGGAGAGCGTTCGCCTCAGGGCGCCGAAAAAGTAGTAATGGTAGACTGTGCCTTATTTGCGATCGAAGAGTTGATGGCAAAGCACAAGGAATGTCTGCTATACGGTCAGGATGTAGGCGGAAGACTGGGCGGAGTTTTTAGGGAAGCTGCCACACTGGCTCAGAAATTTGGAGACAACCGGGTGTTTAACACGCCTATACAAGAAGCATTTATAGTTGGCTCGACGGTGGGAATGAGCGCTGTGGGCTTAAAACCTATTGTTGAGGTTCAGTTTGCCGATTATATTTGGCCTGGTCTCAATCAATTGTTTACCGAAGTGAGTCGGAGTTGTTATCTGTCTAATGGAAAATGGCCGGTTTCTATGATCCTGAGAGTTCCTATTGGAGCCTATGGGAGTGGGGGCCCATACCACTCCTCATCGGTGGAAAGTGTAGTGACTAACATACGCGGACTTAAGATCGCGTACCCCTCAAATGGCGCCGACCTAAAAGGACTGCTTAAGGCCGCCTATTACGACCCTAATCCGGTAGTTATCTTTGAACATAAAGGGTTATACTGGAGTAAAGTGAAAGGCACAAAAGGTGCTACCTCCGTAGAGCCTTCAGAGGACTATATATTACCCTTTGGTAAGGCCTGGGTGCTTCAGGAGATCTGGAAACAGGAGGAAGAAGAAACGTTGTCCATAATTACCTATGGAATGGGTGTGCACTGGGCAATGAATGCTTCTCAGGAATTAGGACTTCAAAAACAAATAGAAATCGTAGATCTAAGAACCTTGCATCCCCTTGACTACGAAACGGTTTTTGCTTCGGTGAAGAAGTGCGGAAAATGTCTGGTGGTCACCGAAGAGCCTTCAGAAAACAGTTTTTCAAGAGCGCTGCAGGGCAGGATACAGGAAGAGTGCTTTCAGCAATTGGATGCACCTGTGATGATCATCGGTTCTGAAAATATGCCTGCAATCCCTTTAAATTCAGTACTGGAAGAAACCATGATCCCTTCCGTAGAAAAAGTGAAAGCAAAGATTGAGCAGCTGTTGAACTATTAG
- a CDS encoding thermonuclease family protein, translating into MYNYKAKINEVCDGETVMAIVDLGFSNYKELKLRLYGVNAPKIPDEEREAGIMTRDLLKEKILNKEVEIHTYKNRINGAESYLVTILLGDTNINRWLIDNGHAEPLKN; encoded by the coding sequence ATGTATAATTATAAAGCCAAAATAAATGAGGTCTGTGACGGTGAAACCGTAATGGCGATAGTGGATCTTGGGTTTTCTAATTATAAGGAATTAAAATTACGACTATACGGTGTTAATGCTCCGAAAATACCGGATGAAGAACGGGAAGCAGGAATTATGACACGAGACTTGTTAAAGGAAAAGATCTTGAATAAGGAAGTTGAAATACACACTTATAAAAATAGAATTAACGGTGCTGAAAGTTATTTAGTAACTATTTTATTGGGAGATACAAACATTAATCGGTGGCTAATAGATAATGGTCATGCCGAACCTCTCAAAAATTAA
- a CDS encoding DUF4136 domain-containing protein, whose amino-acid sequence MKTLRFLPVLLLFVFTSCTTVRVVSDYDRQANFNAYTSFAFYKPGIDQAKISDLDKKRILRAIESELSAKGMSKSDSPSLLVSIFTKERERVDVYQRNYGYGWGWNPWWYGGYYGNTVSRSTEGSLYIDLIDAKTNELVWQGIGSAKLITDDIDEKEERIREIVREILAEYPPGSVSKK is encoded by the coding sequence ATGAAAACATTACGATTTTTACCTGTTCTGTTGCTTTTTGTCTTTACGTCCTGCACTACGGTGAGGGTGGTATCAGATTACGATCGCCAGGCCAATTTTAACGCTTACACTAGTTTTGCTTTCTATAAACCAGGAATTGACCAGGCCAAGATCAGTGATCTGGACAAAAAACGAATTCTTCGAGCGATCGAATCGGAACTATCTGCCAAGGGCATGTCAAAATCCGATTCTCCGTCCCTGTTGGTAAGTATTTTTACCAAAGAGAGGGAACGCGTTGATGTTTACCAACGAAATTACGGTTACGGATGGGGATGGAATCCATGGTGGTACGGCGGGTATTACGGGAATACAGTTTCTCGCTCTACAGAAGGTTCGTTATACATCGACCTTATTGACGCTAAAACCAATGAATTGGTTTGGCAAGGCATTGGCAGTGCTAAGCTAATCACCGATGACATAGACGAAAAAGAAGAAAGGATAAGAGAAATAGTAAGGGAGATCCTTGCAGAATATCCTCCCGGTTCGGTTTCAAAAAAATAA
- a CDS encoding urocanate hydratase produces the protein MTFTEEIIQGIPSQLPNPKTYDTKINHAPKRKEILSVEEKKLALQNALRYFEPKHHATLLPEFKKELETYGRIYMYRFMPDHKIFARSIDEYPGKSTAAKAIMLMIQNNLDHEVAQHPHELITYGGNGAVFQNWAQYRLVMKYLSEMTDEQTLVMYSGHPLGLFPSHKDAPRCVVTNGMMIPNYSQPDDWEKFNALGVTQYGQMTAGSYMYIGPQGIVHGTTITVLNGFRKINRSPRGGLFVTSGLGGMSGAQPKAGNIAGCVTVCAEVNPKATHTRHNQGWVDEVISNIDSLITRVKQAVSGKETVSIAYNGNVVDVWESFAEAEIHIDLGSDQTSLHNPWAGGYYPVGMTYEAANELMANDPEAFKKAVQESLRRQTEAINLHTARGTYFFDYGNAFLLEASRAGADIMADNGIDFRYPSYVQDIMGPMCFDYGFGPFRWVCASGKSEDLKKTDAIACSVLEEIKKNAPKEIQQQMADNIQWINGAQENKLVVGSQARILYADSEGRIKIASAFNKAIANGEIGPVVLGRDHHDVSGTDSPYRETSNIYDGSQFTADMAIHNVIGDSFRGASWVSIHNGGGVGWGEVINGGFGMVLDGSTDAQRRLESMLFWDVNNGIARRSWARNEEAVFAIKRAMASNPNLKVTLPNFVDKNLFN, from the coding sequence ATGACCTTTACTGAAGAAATAATACAGGGAATTCCTTCTCAATTACCAAATCCGAAAACCTACGACACAAAGATTAACCATGCCCCAAAACGAAAAGAGATTCTTTCGGTCGAGGAAAAAAAACTAGCGCTTCAAAATGCTCTGCGATACTTTGAGCCTAAACATCATGCCACGCTACTTCCCGAATTTAAGAAAGAACTGGAAACTTATGGAAGGATCTATATGTATCGTTTCATGCCCGATCACAAGATTTTCGCAAGGTCTATAGATGAATATCCGGGCAAAAGCACTGCAGCCAAAGCGATCATGCTTATGATTCAGAACAATCTGGATCACGAGGTTGCACAGCACCCCCATGAACTCATAACCTATGGAGGAAATGGAGCTGTTTTCCAGAATTGGGCACAATACCGCCTAGTTATGAAATATCTTTCAGAAATGACCGATGAACAAACCCTTGTCATGTATAGCGGGCACCCACTTGGATTATTTCCCTCTCATAAAGACGCCCCACGTTGTGTGGTCACTAACGGGATGATGATCCCCAACTATTCCCAACCCGACGATTGGGAAAAATTTAATGCGCTGGGGGTTACACAGTACGGGCAAATGACCGCCGGTAGCTATATGTATATTGGTCCGCAAGGAATCGTTCATGGCACTACAATTACTGTCCTTAATGGGTTTAGAAAAATAAACAGATCTCCCAGAGGAGGATTGTTTGTGACATCCGGTCTGGGAGGAATGAGCGGTGCTCAACCCAAAGCGGGCAATATTGCAGGTTGCGTCACGGTTTGTGCTGAAGTAAACCCTAAAGCAACACACACACGTCACAATCAGGGTTGGGTAGATGAAGTTATTTCTAACATCGATTCTTTAATTACTCGTGTCAAACAGGCCGTTTCAGGTAAGGAAACAGTGTCTATTGCCTATAATGGAAATGTCGTGGATGTTTGGGAAAGCTTTGCTGAAGCCGAGATCCACATCGATCTGGGAAGTGATCAAACTTCGTTACACAATCCATGGGCTGGAGGGTATTATCCCGTGGGAATGACTTATGAAGCTGCAAACGAATTGATGGCCAATGATCCTGAAGCATTTAAAAAAGCAGTTCAGGAAAGTCTACGCCGTCAAACCGAAGCAATTAATTTACATACCGCGAGAGGAACCTATTTCTTCGACTACGGAAATGCCTTTCTTTTGGAAGCTTCCAGAGCAGGAGCCGATATAATGGCCGATAACGGGATCGATTTCAGATATCCCAGTTATGTTCAGGATATTATGGGCCCCATGTGTTTCGATTATGGTTTCGGGCCGTTTAGGTGGGTCTGCGCATCAGGAAAATCTGAAGATCTAAAGAAAACCGATGCAATCGCCTGTTCGGTTCTGGAAGAGATCAAGAAAAACGCTCCTAAGGAAATTCAGCAGCAAATGGCAGATAACATTCAGTGGATAAACGGTGCGCAGGAAAACAAATTGGTTGTAGGATCTCAAGCGAGAATTTTATACGCCGATAGCGAGGGACGTATCAAGATTGCTTCTGCATTTAATAAAGCCATTGCAAACGGGGAAATAGGACCTGTGGTATTAGGTCGTGATCATCACGATGTTTCCGGAACGGATTCTCCTTATAGAGAAACCTCAAATATTTACGATGGAAGTCAGTTTACCGCCGATATGGCCATCCACAATGTTATAGGCGACAGTTTTCGTGGAGCAAGTTGGGTAAGCATTCATAATGGCGGTGGAGTTGGCTGGGGAGAGGTGATTAACGGCGGATTCGGTATGGTTCTTGATGGTAGTACTGACGCACAGCGACGCTTAGAATCCATGTTATTCTGGGATGTTAATAACGGAATAGCAAGACGAAGTTGGGCACGAAATGAAGAAGCGGTATTCGCGATAAAGCGAGCCATGGCATCCAACCCAAACCTTAAAGTCACCCTTCCTAATTTCGTTGATAAAAATTTATTTAATTAA
- a CDS encoding DUF5522 domain-containing protein — MLFPKKKIELEEGDYYLTPEGYKCFTEQYHLKRGYCCESGCRHCPYGFNKKKK, encoded by the coding sequence ATGTTGTTTCCGAAGAAAAAAATAGAATTGGAAGAAGGAGACTATTACTTAACTCCTGAAGGCTATAAATGTTTTACAGAACAATACCATTTAAAACGTGGTTATTGTTGTGAAAGCGGCTGTAGACATTGCCCCTATGGGTTCAACAAAAAAAAGAAGTAG
- a CDS encoding tail fiber domain-containing protein: protein MKLTSLCFRSLLPTLILLHISLFTFGQVGIGTTSPNSNALLDIDATVAPGGLLLPRVALTSTSSFAPLTAHVAGMTVYNTATINDVTPGFYYNNGLGWIQINTTANDKWTLTGNAGTSTATNYIGTSDNSGLLFKTAATNAFEISGGNATNRGKLRAHTNGTAALPVYTWNGDTDTGFYRNAANTIGLSTGGINRVLVSATSTVINEDGNDFDFRIESDSQTEMFFVDAGSNSIGIQNNSPSHRFHMTNGGLDIGSTAMAVFHNHGINGVGLSGYNTNSANGFSGVEGDTDGIGSALRGIHLPTTGAGIGVYGASNSSQSSGGWGGYISGAILVTGGYYAPSESIWKKEITDLSGHGNVLDKINRLSVKTYKWKADEFPGMNFNPDEISYGFMAQDLKEIFPDLVVSEKAIPDPSESIKAYSELNMVSGYHLVNYIGLIPILTSAIQEQQNIIESQEDKIKQLEISFVKLQMELDKLKKSKNE from the coding sequence ATGAAACTAACCTCACTTTGTTTCAGAAGCTTACTTCCTACCCTTATTTTATTGCATATTTCGCTGTTTACATTCGGACAGGTTGGGATCGGCACCACTTCACCCAATTCAAATGCATTGCTCGATATAGATGCTACAGTTGCGCCCGGCGGCTTATTGCTTCCCAGAGTGGCACTAACCTCAACCTCAAGTTTCGCACCGCTTACTGCACACGTGGCGGGTATGACAGTATATAATACTGCGACCATAAACGATGTAACACCGGGATTCTATTATAACAATGGCTTAGGCTGGATTCAAATAAATACTACTGCAAACGACAAGTGGACATTAACCGGAAATGCCGGAACTTCAACAGCAACAAACTACATCGGAACTTCAGATAATTCGGGATTATTATTTAAGACTGCTGCAACCAATGCTTTTGAAATATCGGGGGGCAATGCTACCAACCGCGGAAAGCTTAGGGCCCATACCAACGGAACGGCTGCACTTCCAGTATATACTTGGAATGGGGATACCGATACAGGATTCTATCGAAACGCCGCAAATACAATTGGATTATCTACCGGTGGAATTAACAGGGTTTTAGTTAGTGCAACTTCAACAGTAATTAACGAAGACGGTAATGATTTCGATTTCAGAATTGAGAGTGATTCTCAAACGGAGATGTTCTTTGTTGATGCAGGATCGAATAGTATTGGAATTCAGAATAATTCCCCGTCCCATAGGTTTCACATGACAAACGGAGGTTTGGATATCGGATCGACAGCGATGGCAGTATTCCATAATCATGGCATCAATGGTGTTGGACTATCGGGTTACAACACTAATTCAGCGAATGGATTTTCCGGTGTTGAAGGTGATACTGATGGTATCGGGTCTGCCCTTAGAGGCATTCACTTGCCAACCACCGGTGCCGGTATAGGGGTATACGGCGCTTCGAATTCGAGTCAATCGTCTGGAGGTTGGGGCGGTTATATTTCCGGAGCTATTTTGGTAACCGGCGGATATTATGCTCCTTCCGAATCAATATGGAAAAAAGAAATTACCGATCTATCTGGTCATGGAAATGTACTCGATAAAATAAATAGACTTTCAGTTAAAACATACAAATGGAAAGCTGACGAGTTTCCAGGAATGAATTTCAATCCAGACGAAATTTCTTATGGATTTATGGCTCAGGATTTAAAAGAAATTTTTCCCGATCTCGTAGTTTCTGAAAAAGCTATTCCTGATCCTTCGGAATCAATAAAGGCGTATTCCGAATTAAATATGGTCTCAGGCTACCATTTAGTGAACTATATAGGATTGATCCCAATCTTAACCTCAGCTATTCAAGAACAGCAAAATATCATTGAATCGCAGGAGGATAAAATAAAACAGCTAGAAATTTCATTTGTTAAATTACAAATGGAGCTAGACAAACTAAAGAAAAGCAAAAATGAATAG